The stretch of DNA GGTGCTCCTCGAGCGACCGCACCGACGCGTAGATGAACTTCGAGTCGTCGCGGGTGACGGCGAGACGGACCGACTTCGGCAGCGTGGACTGGATCTGCTGGAGCTTCTGCTTGATCGCCTCGATCACCGTGACGGTGTTCTGCCCCGACTGCCGGCGGACATCGAGGACGACCGCCTGCCGGCCGTCCAGCCAGGCGCCCGTGCGCGGCGTCTCTTCCGTGTCTTCCACGGTCGCGAGATCGGCGAGCGTGATCGGCGTGCCGCCGACGGTGGCGACGACGATGCGCGCGAATTGTTCGGTGGCCGAGATCCGGCCGAGCGTGCGCAGCGTGAGCTCGGACTTCCCCTGTTCGAGCTTGCCGCCGGGCACCTCGACGTTCTCGGCATCCACCGCGTCACGCACCTGATTGACCGAAATACCGTGCGCGGCGAGCTTCTCGATATCGAGCGTCACGTGCACTTCCCGCGCGCGGCCGCCGGCCAGCGACACCTCGCCCACGCCGTCCACCGTCTCGAGCGCCCGCTTGATCTGCTTGTCGGCCACCTCGGTGAGCGTGCGCAGGCTCATGTCCGAGGCCGAGGCGACGACCGTGAAGACCGGAGCGCTGTCGGGGTCCACCTTCTCGATGATCGGGGGTTGAACCTGTGGCGGCAGGTGGCGCATCGCGCGGGCGACCTTCTCCCGCACGTCCTGCGCGGCATCGTCGATCTCGCGCTCGAGGACGAACCGGCACGTGATCTGGGCGTTGCCTTCCCGCACCGTGGCGAGGAGCTCGTCCACGCCCGACACGCTGCTCAGCGCGGATTCGAGAGGCTCGACGATCGAGCTGTTGACCTCACCGGGACTCGCGCCAGGCAGCAGGACCGTGATGGACACGGTCGCGGGATCGGCCTTGGGGAACAGATCCACGCCGAGATCGCGGAAGCTGAAGATCCCCAGCACCACGAGCGCGGAGACGAGCATCGTCGCGAAGACGGGGCGTTTGACGCACAGTTCTGGTAACGACATATGGGCTTTCGGGGGGCGGGCCGGTCTCAAGTCCTCATTGGTCCACAGTCACGCGCAGGCCGTCGGCGAGCTGTTCGACGTCGGCCGCGACGATCCGATCGCCGGCGCGGACGCCCGATGTCACCTCCATGCGCTCGCCGAGACGATCGCCCGTCTTCACCTCGCGGGCGGCGAGGCGGTCGCCTGTCATCACGAAGACGCGGTTGACGCCGTACCGATACTGGAGGGCGCTGACCGGCACGGCCAGAATCCGGTCCACGCGGCCGGAGAGGATGCGCGCGCGGGCGAACGTACCCGGTTTCAGGCGGAGGTCGCCGTTCGGCACGATCGCTTCGAGCGGGAAGGCGCGTGTCTGCGTGTTCACCGCGGGGCTGATGCGCGCGACCCTGCCGGCAATCACCGCGCCGGGGTACGCATCGACGCGCAACTCCACGTGCTGCCCGACGTGCACCCAGGGGGCCATGCGCTCGGGCACTTCACCGGTGGCCTTGAGCGGGTCAACCTTCACCAGGCTCATCACCGGCGTCTGCACCCGCACGAACATGCCGGGCGCAACCAGCCGCTGCTGGATGTACCCCCCGAACGGCGCGCGCACCAGCGCATCGCGCAGCTCCCGCTCGGCCAGCCGCGCGTTCGCCGCTCCGGCGTCGATGTCGGCGCGCCGGTTGCGCGCGTCCTGGAGCGACGCCTCGTAGCCGGCGGCGGCCGCCCGGTAGCGCGATTCCGCGTCGTCCAGCTGCTGGTTCGGCAGCAGCCCCCGGCGGCTCAACTCGCGCGCGCGCTTCACCGCCTGCTCCGCCTGCGACAGCCCGGCGGCCGCTTTCTGCACCTCGGGTGTCGCCTCGAGCGGCCGCAGCGGCTCGCCGTTCTGCCCCTCCGCGCCGTACCGGGCGCGCGCGCGCTCCAGCGCCGCGCGGCTCGCATCGTAGCGGTATTCGAGCTTTTCGCGATCGAGCTCCACGAGGACGTCGCCGGCGGCAACGCGATCGCCCAGGTCGGCGCGGATTCGGCTGACCTTCCCTTCGACTTCGGCCGATACGGTGACTTCTTCGGACGCCTGCAGGGTCGCGACGATGTCGATCGTCCGGCGGACGGTGTCCTGTTGGACGGTCACGGTCTTGACGCGCCGCGGAGGGGCTGCGCCTCGCGATTGCGCGCTGCCGGTGCCGGAACAGCCGGCGGCCAGGATCGAGCAGGCTCCGAAAAAGGGCAGGAAAAGGGCCAGAACGGCACGAGACATGAAACACGGCCTCCGGATCAGGGATTGAGAACGCACAGTATACGCGCCGACGTACCCACACGCCGCGGCGGCCCCGGACACACCGGCCGGCTCGGCCAGGCGCGGGCGCTGCTCGGCTGGCCCGCTCCTTCCACGTACCATAAGTACAAGACAGGGGACCACGGCGCGCTGCCCTATGACACGCTTGTCCGTAAGGGGGACAGTCACACTTTCCGAGCAGCGGCCCAGGAAAGTGTGACTGTCCCCCTTATTCGTTCAGGGTCTTCCCGAGCGCGACAGCTCGTGCGTCTCGCCCGGAAAACACACCATGACCACGGGGCGCTTCAGGTACTTCAGCGCGCGGAACATCTGCTCGCCACCATCCGACGGCGGCGTGCGGAAGTCATCTTCCCCTTCGATCAACATCAGCGGCGTGGTCACCTTCGCGATATAGGTAATCGGCGATCGCCGGACGAAGTCCTGCGGGGCCTCCCACGGCGCCGCCTTGAACCACGTCGGCTGGAACAGCGTGAAGTCGGCGGTATGCCAGAAGCCGGCCCAGTCCGCGATCGATCGTTGCGACACGGCGGCGGCGAATCGATCCGTGTGCCCGATCGCCCAGTTCGTCAGCACGCCTCCGCCGCTGCCGCCCGTGATCCCGAGGCGCTTCTCGTCGATGTAGCCGCGCTTGAGGATCGCGAGGGGGAGACCGCCCCGATGCCGCCGTCGATACTCGCAATCTTGATGATGTCGCCGCCGGTCGCGGGCACGGCGTAGAGGTCGCTGTCCTGCGGATGGTAGTACGGCTCCTCGACGCGGTTCGACGTGAAGTAGATCCATTTTCCGTCCGGGGACCAGACCGCGCCCTGCTCGTCGAAGCCGCCGAACGTCAGCTGCCGCCCGCGGGCAGGGGCGGCCGCGGCGCCCGCGACATCAATCGTCCAGATGTGCGTGTGTCGCGCCGGATCGCCGTATCCCCCGCCGTTCGATCGGTAGGTGGCGCGCGTGATCACCCGGACGTCGCTCGTACGCTCGTCGTCCTTCTTCGGCCGGTCTTTCGGCAGCTCGTCCTTCGGTCCGGTGCTGCTCGTGAACGCAATCGTCTTCCCGTCTGGGGACCAGGCGAACGCGCCGGCGCCGCGCGGCGCGTCGGTGAGCGGGCGCGTTTCCCCGCCGCTCATGTCCAACAGGAAAATCTGCCCGGGCTGAGGACGCCCATCTTTCATCGGCGCCCGCAGGAAGGCGATCTGCCGCCCATCGGGCGACCACCGCGGTACGGTGTCGCGCGTCCCGCTGGTCAGCGGCCGCGGCGAGCCGCTGCCGTCCACCGGCACAATCCAGATGGCCGTGTCGTACGCGTCTTGTTTCTCGTTGACCGTGACGCAGACGAACGCGACCTGGCGGCCGTCGGGCGATACCCTGGCGTCGCCGATCCAGGTGAATTTGAAAAGGTCGAGCTCGGTGATGCCACGCGTGCCGGCTTGCGCGATGGCAGCCGCGGCGAGGATGCCGATGACAAGTGTCGCGGCCTTACGACGTCGGAATATGGACGCTCCTTGAGGTCGTTCATTCTACGGTACGAAGGCGGGCCAGCGCTGAGCCGGCCCATCGCGTGGTTGCCAACTCGTGCAGGCGAACGACGGCGCCCTCGCGAGCGATTGTTTCTGACAGTGCCGCCAGCTTTTCAAACTCGTCCTGAAAGCGTCTGGCATCGCGCCGTGCGTCCCGGAGGCGGAGCACCAGCCCTCGCAGCTTGCCTTTGTCGTTCGTCTCGGGCAGCGCCGCGAGCCTCGCGTCGATTTCACGGCAGATTTCTTCGCGTTCCGCGTCAGTTTTCCAGGAGACCACGCTCACGCGCTCTGCCGGAGCGTCGAATCGTGCCTTCGGGCATGCATCTCGCACGGCGTCTGGTCCAGCCGGTCTGCGACATGACCGCAGGACGGGCGTCCCTTATGTCACAACTGCTCGGCTCGGCCAACGGTGTCGGCGAAATGAGAGTCCCTCAGGCGCCGCTCGGGATCATCGTGGTCATGGACGAGCAGCCCGGCGTCGTGAGGGACACGCTCGACGCCGCGCGGTTTGCGACCCTACAGCTCGACAGCGGCACGTTCGTGCCTGACGGCGTCCCCTCGCGAGAATGCGTGCGGGCGATGATCGACCAGCTCCTTGCGGCCACCGACTGGATCGCCGCCCGGCAGGAGCTTGCGGGGCTGGGTGTCGGCATTTTCGGGTCGGCCGCCGGCGGGACCGCCGCGCTGGCGGCGGCCGCCGAACGTCCCACCGCGTTCCGCGCCATCGTCGCTCGCGACGGCAGACCAATGCTGGGCGGCTCCGCGCTCGGCGGCGTCCTCGCGGCGACGCTGCTCATCGCCGACCGACAAGACGACGCGTCCGTCGCGTTCAGCCAGGACGCGATGGCGCGGGTTCAGGGGATCGCCGAGCTGGAGATCATCGGCGC from Acidobacteriota bacterium encodes:
- a CDS encoding prolyl oligopeptidase family serine peptidase translates to MRVPQAPLGIIVVMDEQPGVVRDTLDAARFATLQLDSGTFVPDGVPSRECVRAMIDQLLAATDWIAARQELAGLGVGIFGSAAGGTAALAAAAERPTAFRAIVARDGRPMLGGSALGGVLAATLLIADRQDDASVAFSQDAMARVQGIAELEIIGATDAGTAAHVANLARRWFARFLQ
- a CDS encoding PD40 domain-containing protein, coding for MDGSGSPRPLTSGTRDTVPRWSPDGRQIAFLRAPMKDGRPQPGQIFLLDMSGGETRPLTDAPRGAGAFAWSPDGKTIAFTSSTGPKDELPKDRPKKDDERTSDVRVITRATYRSNGGGYGDPARHTHIWTIDVAGAAAAPARGRQLTFGGFDEQGAVWSPDGKWIYFTSNRVEEPYYHPQDSDLYAVPATGGDIIKIASIDGGIGAVSPSRSSSAATSTRSASGSRAAAAEAC
- a CDS encoding efflux RND transporter permease subunit: MSLPELCVKRPVFATMLVSALVVLGIFSFRDLGVDLFPKADPATVSITVLLPGASPGEVNSSIVEPLESALSSVSGVDELLATVREGNAQITCRFVLEREIDDAAQDVREKVARAMRHLPPQVQPPIIEKVDPDSAPVFTVVASASDMSLRTLTEVADKQIKRALETVDGVGEVSLAGGRAREVHVTLDIEKLAAHGISVNQVRDAVDAENVEVPGGKLEQGKSELTLRTLGRISATEQFARIVVATVGGTPITLADLATVEDTEETPRTGAWLDGRQAVVLDVRRQSGQNTVTVIEAIKQKLQQIQSTLPKSVRLAVTRDDSKFIYASVRSLEEHLLWGALLASLVVLLFIRNIRAVLIASLAIPASIISTFTLMRAMDFTLNNMTLLGLTLAVGIVIDDAIVVLENIFRYVEEKGYSPFDAAIAGTKEVSLAVTATTLSLVVIFLPVAFMTGYARRFINPFGWTMAFAIMVS
- a CDS encoding efflux RND transporter periplasmic adaptor subunit, translated to MSRAVLALFLPFFGACSILAAGCSGTGSAQSRGAAPPRRVKTVTVQQDTVRRTIDIVATLQASEEVTVSAEVEGKVSRIRADLGDRVAAGDVLVELDREKLEYRYDASRAALERARARYGAEGQNGEPLRPLEATPEVQKAAAGLSQAEQAVKRARELSRRGLLPNQQLDDAESRYRAAAAGYEASLQDARNRRADIDAGAANARLAERELRDALVRAPFGGYIQQRLVAPGMFVRVQTPVMSLVKVDPLKATGEVPERMAPWVHVGQHVELRVDAYPGAVIAGRVARISPAVNTQTRAFPLEAIVPNGDLRLKPGTFARARILSGRVDRILAVPVSALQYRYGVNRVFVMTGDRLAAREVKTGDRLGERMEVTSGVRAGDRIVAADVEQLADGLRVTVDQ
- a CDS encoding prolyl oligopeptidase family serine peptidase encodes the protein MLTNWAIGHTDRFAAAVSQRSIADWAGFWHTADFTLFQPTWFKAAPWEAPQDFVRRSPITYIAKVTTPLMLIEGEDDFRTPPSDGGEQMFRALKYLKRPVVMVCFPGETHELSRSGRP